One part of the Deltaproteobacteria bacterium genome encodes these proteins:
- a CDS encoding MFS transporter: MRWPVRYHIIGLLFCSTVVNYIDRVNISVAAPVIMKETGWDKAQFGLVFSAFLVGYALLQIPGGMIADRWGGRKVLAIAFCGFSLFTALTPLGESTFVLLMLMRFFVGAFESVTIPALTSLNSRWIPRAEFARAQTLSLSGLTIGQMIAYPLTTWIILHWSWQVVFYVNAVLGFIWAFAWLRYATDTPETHPHISAEEREYITSQLPPKPATPLPVRAVFTSPSLLMVSLSYMCFAYMGWMFLFWFPDYLVEGRGFSMTRMGIMGVIVQAAGFVGILTGGAISDRLLRTGWSPQFARVRFPGIGVTLSLPFLIAATQVESSTLCVILLIGFFFMFATAISGFTTVALEFNPSFAGSIFGMISMLGSFAGILGPMTAGYMLKQSEGNWAIPFLAAAGVGAVCAAILFVVQIRPIVVDSFLPARGTLREQPH; the protein is encoded by the coding sequence ATGCGGTGGCCGGTTCGCTATCACATCATTGGCTTGCTGTTCTGCAGCACGGTGGTCAATTACATCGATCGGGTCAACATCTCGGTCGCCGCGCCCGTCATCATGAAAGAGACCGGCTGGGATAAGGCACAGTTTGGCTTAGTGTTTTCCGCCTTTCTAGTTGGCTACGCGCTGTTACAAATTCCCGGCGGTATGATCGCCGATCGTTGGGGCGGACGCAAGGTCTTGGCGATCGCGTTCTGTGGCTTCTCCTTGTTCACGGCGCTGACCCCGCTTGGTGAGTCGACCTTTGTACTGCTCATGCTGATGCGGTTTTTCGTGGGTGCATTCGAATCGGTCACCATACCGGCCCTCACCTCACTCAATTCGCGGTGGATTCCGCGGGCTGAATTTGCCCGCGCGCAGACTCTGAGCCTCTCGGGTCTCACCATCGGACAAATGATCGCCTATCCGCTCACCACCTGGATCATTTTGCATTGGTCGTGGCAGGTCGTGTTCTATGTGAATGCGGTGTTAGGTTTTATCTGGGCGTTCGCGTGGCTGCGCTATGCCACCGACACACCTGAGACCCATCCCCACATCAGCGCAGAAGAACGTGAGTACATTACCTCACAGCTCCCGCCGAAACCTGCTACTCCACTTCCTGTCCGTGCGGTGTTCACCAGTCCGTCTTTGCTGATGGTCTCTCTGAGTTACATGTGTTTCGCCTACATGGGATGGATGTTTCTCTTCTGGTTCCCTGACTACCTGGTAGAAGGACGGGGCTTTTCGATGACCAGGATGGGAATCATGGGAGTCATCGTCCAAGCCGCCGGCTTTGTTGGTATTCTGACTGGTGGGGCGATCTCCGATCGGCTGCTGCGCACGGGCTGGAGTCCTCAGTTCGCTCGTGTACGCTTCCCTGGGATCGGCGTGACTTTGTCGTTGCCATTTCTGATTGCCGCAACGCAGGTGGAGTCCTCGACACTGTGTGTGATACTGCTGATTGGGTTCTTCTTCATGTTTGCCACTGCGATCTCCGGATTTACAACCGTGGCCTTAGAGTTTAATCCCAGCTTCGCTGGATCAATCTTCGGCATGATTAGCATGTTGGGAAGTTTCGCCGGTATTCTTGGTCCGATGACGGCAGGCTACATGCTGAAGCAAAGTGAGGGCAATTGGGCGATCCCGTTCCTTGCCGCAGCAGGAGTCGGAGCGGTATGCGCAGCCATTCTCTTTGTTGTCCAGATTCGCCCGATTGTGGTGGATTCTTTTCTTCCGGCTAGGGGCACGCTCCGTGAGCAGCCACATTAA